The following are encoded in a window of Lacinutrix sp. WUR7 genomic DNA:
- a CDS encoding M36 family metallopeptidase: MKNTTRFFVIICMVTNVLLAQQKPNQKISIEKSSISLETLITQKSNNYVITNEYVSKKTGIRHIYLRQAIDGIEVKGTESSIHFDASGTVIILHNNFIENIPSTVLNKTVALNASQVITSVANQMHYSLDKLETIESLGGINKKAIYNKAGISLKNIPVKLMYYLQKDIGTTMVWELSIAEKESSDWWVFRVDAASGIIIDKDNLTTSCNILGDHKEHTTSSSTINHADFIGPIKEIHSSLNNYSTPIPFAPTATYNVYAMPTESPNYGTRTLVTNPENVSASPFGWHDTNGVEGAEFTSTVGNNVSAYDDDDANNLPDDKYAYSPGGNLIFDFPLNTTYSAGDQSENAILTNLFYWNNIVHDVLYEYGFDEAAGNFQENNYGNAGLGGDSVNAQAQDGSSSCNAFFSTPVDGTNPTMRMHVCNSRDSDIDNGVIIHEYGHGISNRLTGGSLVGCLANTEQMGEGWSDFYGLLLTMKPGDTGEDSRPIGTWLLGGSAGSSGIRTYPYSTLLTTNPHTYDDIKTEVIPHGIGSVWTAMLWDMTWSLIEDQGFDANFYTGTSGNNIALNLVTQGLILQPCSPGFIDGRDAILAADQTLYGGAYQCLIWEAFAKRGLGFSATQGLSSSRSDGTEAFDLPTNYSSFKSVEEICMASGIQTGLSGGLPTGGVYSGTGVTDTGDGLTYSFDPNATGVGMTSVNYYVNDYCTGAPTTNTEQINVTNNPPELIIRGSGLIPLTESLSNSPALSIPDGDIAGITDTFTVANNVIITDLNVNIDISHTYVGDLIVTIKSPGGTTATLIDRPGVPASTYGCLGNNILATFDDEAVNHVETACDDSEPTINGLFIPENPLSIFDGENTSGIWEIFISDSVSQDVGTLNSWGITFDYEVLATPLDVFLDASGNATINAEDLLFSNSIDCGTVAFTGGNPLASTISFSCLDLGVNNVDVLVSNNAGASTSGVAIVHVIDNLNPTAIAQDITVNLEGNSSVSITANDIDNGSADNCDFTLSINLDTFTAVGNYPVLLSVTDSSGHQETFEVNVEVIDVQLSVETFNEIEKQITIYPIPTTATLNISTELTLDTIGVFDLLGKQILHIKKPSNKIDVSHFSEGLYIIQFQVENKTVIKRFIKH, from the coding sequence ATGAAAAACACTACACGATTCTTCGTAATCATCTGTATGGTGACGAATGTACTCCTTGCTCAACAAAAGCCAAATCAAAAAATTTCCATTGAAAAATCTTCAATTTCTTTAGAAACATTAATTACGCAGAAAAGCAATAATTATGTTATAACTAACGAATATGTTAGTAAAAAAACGGGTATCAGACATATATATTTAAGACAAGCTATAGATGGTATTGAAGTAAAAGGAACAGAATCCAGCATTCATTTTGACGCGTCTGGAACAGTCATAATATTGCATAATAATTTTATAGAAAATATTCCATCTACTGTCCTTAATAAAACGGTAGCTCTTAATGCGAGTCAAGTAATTACTTCAGTTGCCAATCAAATGCATTATTCTTTAGACAAATTAGAAACTATTGAAAGTTTAGGAGGAATAAATAAAAAAGCCATTTATAATAAAGCCGGAATTTCTTTGAAAAACATTCCCGTTAAGTTAATGTATTACTTACAAAAAGATATTGGTACAACTATGGTTTGGGAACTTTCTATTGCTGAAAAAGAATCATCCGATTGGTGGGTTTTTCGCGTAGATGCTGCATCAGGAATTATTATAGATAAAGATAACTTAACAACATCTTGTAATATTTTAGGAGATCATAAAGAACACACAACTAGCAGTTCTACTATAAATCATGCTGATTTTATTGGCCCTATTAAAGAGATTCATTCTAGTTTAAATAATTATTCCACACCCATACCATTTGCACCTACTGCGACTTACAACGTGTATGCTATGCCTACGGAATCGCCAAATTATGGAACCAGAACACTTGTGACAAACCCCGAAAATGTATCTGCTTCTCCATTTGGATGGCACGATACAAATGGTGTTGAAGGAGCTGAATTTACATCTACTGTTGGAAATAATGTAAGCGCCTATGACGATGATGATGCTAACAATTTACCAGATGACAAATATGCATATAGTCCTGGAGGGAATTTAATTTTCGACTTTCCTCTAAATACGACTTATTCGGCTGGAGATCAATCTGAAAATGCAATCCTTACCAATTTGTTTTATTGGAATAACATTGTACATGATGTACTTTATGAATATGGTTTTGATGAAGCAGCTGGTAATTTTCAAGAAAATAATTATGGTAATGCAGGATTAGGAGGAGACTCCGTAAATGCCCAAGCACAAGATGGAAGTTCGAGCTGTAATGCGTTTTTCTCGACACCTGTAGACGGTACGAATCCTACCATGCGTATGCATGTTTGCAATTCTAGAGATAGTGATATAGATAATGGAGTAATCATTCATGAATACGGACATGGTATTTCCAATCGGTTAACTGGAGGTTCTTTAGTAGGATGTCTTGCAAACACAGAACAAATGGGAGAAGGCTGGAGTGATTTCTATGGCTTGCTTTTAACAATGAAACCTGGAGATACTGGTGAAGATTCCAGACCTATAGGAACATGGTTACTAGGAGGATCTGCTGGCAGTTCAGGAATTAGAACGTACCCTTATAGTACTTTATTAACAACGAATCCACATACTTATGACGATATCAAAACAGAAGTTATTCCTCATGGTATAGGCTCTGTTTGGACAGCCATGTTATGGGATATGACTTGGAGTTTAATAGAAGACCAAGGTTTTGATGCTAATTTTTATACCGGAACAAGTGGAAATAATATTGCGTTAAATTTAGTTACACAAGGCTTAATATTACAACCTTGTAGCCCCGGATTTATAGATGGTCGTGATGCCATTTTAGCGGCAGATCAAACTTTATATGGTGGCGCTTACCAATGTTTAATATGGGAAGCATTCGCTAAAAGAGGTTTAGGCTTTAGTGCAACCCAAGGATTATCTTCTAGCAGAAGTGATGGAACAGAGGCTTTTGATTTACCTACAAACTATTCTAGCTTTAAGTCTGTTGAAGAAATTTGCATGGCTTCTGGCATACAAACAGGTCTTTCCGGAGGACTACCAACTGGAGGTGTTTATAGCGGAACAGGTGTAACAGATACTGGCGATGGCTTGACGTATTCGTTTGACCCAAATGCTACCGGAGTTGGTATGACATCTGTAAATTATTATGTTAATGATTATTGTACTGGAGCACCAACTACAAATACGGAACAAATAAATGTTACGAATAATCCACCTGAATTAATAATAAGAGGATCTGGACTTATCCCACTTACCGAATCGCTATCTAATAGTCCAGCACTTAGTATTCCCGATGGTGATATAGCTGGTATAACCGACACTTTTACCGTAGCAAACAATGTAATTATTACAGACCTTAATGTAAATATCGATATTTCTCACACGTATGTGGGAGATCTTATAGTAACTATAAAATCACCAGGCGGAACGACGGCTACATTAATAGATCGTCCAGGAGTACCTGCATCGACTTATGGATGTCTTGGAAATAATATCCTAGCCACTTTTGATGATGAAGCGGTTAACCATGTAGAAACAGCATGTGATGACTCTGAACCAACTATAAACGGTTTGTTTATTCCGGAAAATCCATTATCCATATTTGATGGTGAAAACACCTCTGGAATCTGGGAAATTTTTATATCCGATAGCGTTTCTCAAGATGTAGGCACATTAAATTCCTGGGGAATAACATTTGACTATGAAGTGCTAGCTACGCCACTTGATGTGTTTCTAGATGCTTCTGGAAACGCGACTATAAATGCGGAAGATTTGTTATTTAGCAATTCTATAGATTGCGGTACCGTTGCTTTTACTGGTGGAAACCCATTAGCATCTACTATTAGTTTTAGCTGTTTAGATTTAGGTGTAAATAATGTAGATGTATTAGTATCAAACAATGCTGGAGCATCCACTTCTGGGGTAGCCATAGTACATGTTATTGATAATTTAAATCCAACTGCTATTGCGCAAGACATCACTGTAAATTTAGAAGGAAATAGTTCTGTGAGCATTACTGCAAATGATATTGATAATGGCTCTGCAGACAATTGTGATTTTACGCTAAGCATAAATCTGGACACCTTTACAGCAGTAGGTAATTACCCTGTTTTACTTAGTGTTACCGACAGTTCTGGACATCAAGAAACCTTTGAAGTAAATGTAGAAGTTATTGATGTACAGTTATCCGTGGAAACGTTTAACGAAATAGAAAAACAAATAACTATTTATCCAATTCCCACAACGGCTACTTTAAATATTAGTACCGAATTAACGTTGGATACTATAGGAGTTTTCGATTTATTAGGAAAACAAATACTACATATCAAGAAACCTTCAAACAAAATAGATGTTTCTCATTTTTCGGAAGGCTTGTATATAATCCAGTTTCAAGTAGAAAATAAAACAGTAATAAAACGTTTCATAAAACATTAA
- a CDS encoding nucleoside triphosphate pyrophosphohydrolase family protein yields MKNKMEAVKVFHTAFKIGHRETPKADLGKDKNTLRFNLMQEENEEYFEAANNNDLVEVADALGDMLYILCGTIIEHGMQYKIEEVFNEIQRSNMSKLGEDGQPIYREDGKVLKGPNYFKPNISEILDK; encoded by the coding sequence ATGAAAAATAAAATGGAAGCAGTAAAAGTTTTTCACACAGCTTTTAAAATAGGACATAGAGAAACACCAAAAGCCGATTTAGGAAAAGATAAAAACACCCTTCGTTTTAATTTAATGCAAGAGGAAAACGAAGAATACTTTGAAGCTGCTAATAATAATGATTTAGTAGAGGTAGCAGATGCTTTAGGAGATATGTTATATATACTTTGTGGTACTATTATAGAGCATGGTATGCAATATAAAATTGAAGAGGTTTTTAACGAAATACAACGAAGTAATATGAGTAAACTTGGGGAAGACGGACAGCCAATTTACAGAGAAGATGGTAAGGTGCTTAAAGGCCCTAATTATTTTAAACCTAATATTTCTGAAATATTAGATAAGTAA
- a CDS encoding branched-chain amino acid aminotransferase: MDIVKVDKSRIDSVDFENLAFGREFSDHMFECDFVNGEWQTPKIKPYQALTLDPSARVFHYGQAVFEGMKAFKDDNNKVWLFRPLENFKRINESAKRLAMPEFPEKYFMEGLSTLVGLDQDWTKKGDGNALYIRPFVIATEPAISAAPASEYKFMIICSPVKAYYSGLVRVLIAEKYSRSADGGVGYAKAAGNYAAQFYPTALAQEQGYQQIIWTDASTHKYLEEAGTMNVFFRINDKLVTAPTSDRILDGITRKSIIQLAKDNNVEVEIRPISVDELKTASKDGSLKEIFGTGTAAVISPISAFEHAEEVYELPELNADSYSTIFKRKLMDIQYNKAEDQHDWRVAVK; this comes from the coding sequence ATGGATATAGTAAAAGTAGACAAATCAAGAATAGATAGCGTTGATTTTGAAAATTTAGCTTTTGGTCGCGAATTTTCGGATCATATGTTTGAGTGTGATTTTGTAAATGGCGAATGGCAAACCCCAAAAATAAAACCTTACCAAGCATTAACACTGGATCCTTCGGCTCGAGTATTTCATTATGGCCAAGCGGTTTTTGAAGGAATGAAAGCATTTAAAGACGATAATAATAAAGTTTGGTTATTTAGACCTTTAGAAAACTTTAAACGTATTAACGAGTCGGCTAAACGATTAGCTATGCCAGAATTTCCGGAAAAATATTTTATGGAAGGACTAAGTACTTTAGTTGGTTTAGACCAAGATTGGACTAAAAAAGGAGATGGTAATGCTTTATATATAAGGCCTTTTGTAATTGCGACAGAGCCTGCAATTTCTGCGGCACCTGCTAGCGAATACAAATTTATGATTATTTGTTCCCCAGTTAAAGCATATTACTCTGGTTTAGTTCGTGTTTTAATAGCCGAAAAATATAGTCGTTCTGCAGATGGTGGTGTTGGTTATGCAAAAGCTGCTGGTAATTATGCTGCGCAGTTTTACCCTACAGCTTTAGCACAAGAACAAGGATACCAACAAATTATTTGGACAGATGCTAGTACGCATAAATACTTAGAAGAAGCTGGTACCATGAATGTGTTTTTTAGAATAAACGACAAACTAGTAACAGCACCTACAAGTGATCGTATTTTAGATGGAATTACAAGAAAGAGTATTATACAATTAGCAAAAGATAACAATGTAGAAGTTGAAATTCGACCTATTTCGGTAGACGAATTAAAAACCGCTTCCAAAGACGGATCTTTAAAAGAAATTTTTGGAACTGGAACTGCTGCAGTTATTAGTCCGATTTCAGCTTTTGAACATGCTGAAGAAGTATATGAATTACCAGAACTAAATGCCGATTCTTATTCTACTATTTTCAAACGAAAATTAATGGATATACAATATAACAAAGCAGAAGATCAGCACGATTGGCGTGTTGCTGTTAAATAA
- a CDS encoding DUF4920 domain-containing protein, with product MKKYLLITMLLTMFVACKSEEKKEETVIEETKEITYKSFGEEIIADDAITAISMAEHYKTMKVGDSINSKMIAKVDEVCQAKGCWMKLDLGNGEEVMVKFKDYGFFMPKNIAGQEVIVNGKAYVNEVPVEELRHYAEDAGKSAEEIAKITESKKTYSFEADGVLLVEEEL from the coding sequence ATGAAGAAATATTTACTAATTACCATGCTTTTAACGATGTTTGTTGCATGTAAAAGCGAAGAGAAAAAAGAGGAAACAGTAATAGAAGAAACCAAAGAAATCACCTATAAGTCTTTTGGTGAAGAAATTATAGCAGATGATGCTATTACTGCAATTTCTATGGCAGAACATTATAAAACCATGAAAGTTGGAGATAGTATAAACTCTAAAATGATTGCAAAAGTAGATGAAGTTTGTCAAGCAAAAGGTTGTTGGATGAAATTGGATTTAGGGAATGGAGAAGAAGTTATGGTTAAATTTAAGGACTATGGTTTTTTTATGCCTAAAAATATTGCAGGACAAGAAGTAATTGTAAATGGTAAAGCGTATGTAAACGAAGTGCCTGTTGAAGAACTTCGTCATTATGCTGAAGATGCAGGGAAATCTGCGGAAGAAATCGCAAAAATCACAGAATCCAAAAAAACGTACTCTTTTGAAGCAGATGGCGTTTTACTTGTAGAAGAAGAATTATAA
- the mnmD gene encoding tRNA (5-methylaminomethyl-2-thiouridine)(34)-methyltransferase MnmD, with amino-acid sequence MKRNIIITEDGSTTIHIPEWNEQYHSTHGAIQEAQHVYIQNGLQHYREENKAESISILEIGFGTGLNAFMTLLEAEKQNLIIKYKGVEAFPVSAEELEQLNYVGQLNASDKKFVFNKLHEIPWEAETKITNNFQLIKEQKDFSEINEKEAFNIIYFDAFGAELQPELWTEEIFKSMYNALKKNGVLVTYAAKGTVKRALRSVGFDLKRLPGPPGKRHMLRATKQPVIIN; translated from the coding sequence TTGAAACGGAACATTATAATTACAGAAGACGGTTCTACAACCATACACATTCCTGAATGGAATGAACAATACCATTCTACACATGGAGCAATACAAGAAGCGCAACACGTGTATATACAAAATGGTTTACAGCATTATAGAGAGGAAAACAAGGCAGAAAGTATATCGATATTAGAAATAGGCTTTGGTACTGGATTGAATGCCTTTATGACATTGTTGGAAGCCGAAAAACAAAATCTTATTATAAAGTATAAAGGAGTGGAGGCTTTTCCTGTTTCTGCGGAAGAGCTAGAACAACTTAATTATGTGGGGCAATTAAATGCTTCCGATAAGAAATTCGTTTTTAATAAACTACATGAAATTCCTTGGGAAGCCGAAACAAAAATCACCAATAACTTTCAACTGATTAAAGAGCAAAAAGATTTTTCAGAAATAAACGAAAAAGAAGCTTTTAATATTATTTATTTTGATGCTTTTGGTGCAGAATTGCAACCAGAATTATGGACAGAAGAAATATTTAAAAGTATGTATAATGCTTTAAAGAAAAACGGAGTATTAGTAACGTATGCTGCTAAAGGAACTGTTAAAAGAGCATTGCGTAGTGTAGGCTTTGATTTAAAGAGATTACCAGGTCCTCCAGGAAAAAGGCACATGTTAAGAGCAACAAAACAACCTGTAATAATTAATTAG
- a CDS encoding YceI family protein: protein MKKQILNIFTVVALCTAVIGCKKAKEASTSDAEAAAVSESTTAKYVANVSESTIEWKGFKPTGTHNGTVNIESGIFHADNGALQSGTFLINMKSISATDVEGDQKKNLEAHLMGTVAGKEGDFFDVNKFPTGAFEITGTQAAEGGKTMLSGNLTLKGNKHNVTFPVTITNEGDIMTISSDAFTIDRTQWGINYGSKSVFDNLGDKFINDDMELKITIKAKKA from the coding sequence ATGAAAAAACAAATTTTAAATATTTTTACTGTTGTTGCATTATGTACAGCAGTTATAGGTTGTAAAAAAGCAAAAGAAGCTAGTACAAGTGATGCGGAAGCGGCTGCTGTTAGCGAAAGTACAACGGCAAAATATGTTGCAAATGTATCTGAATCTACCATTGAGTGGAAAGGTTTTAAACCAACAGGAACACACAATGGTACTGTAAACATTGAAAGTGGTATATTTCATGCAGACAATGGAGCTTTACAAAGTGGAACTTTTTTAATTAACATGAAATCTATAAGCGCTACAGATGTTGAAGGAGATCAAAAAAAGAATTTGGAAGCGCACTTAATGGGTACTGTTGCAGGAAAAGAAGGTGACTTTTTTGATGTAAACAAATTTCCTACTGGAGCATTTGAAATTACAGGAACGCAAGCTGCTGAAGGTGGTAAGACAATGCTTTCTGGTAACTTAACGTTAAAAGGAAACAAGCATAATGTTACTTTTCCTGTTACTATTACTAATGAAGGTGATATTATGACAATTTCTAGTGATGCCTTTACTATTGACAGAACGCAATGGGGAATTAACTATGGTTCTAAATCTGTTTTTGATAACCTTGGTGACAAGTTTATTAATGATGATATGGAATTAAAAATCACTATTAAAGCTAAGAAAGCTTAA
- a CDS encoding nucleotide exchange factor GrpE — MSKKNKEEIIEEQAAAETQELSVEEQLQEEVKQEKDKFLRLFAEFENYKKRTSKERIELFKTASQDVMVSLLPVLDDFERALSHIDDDKEAEELRKGVNLIYQKLLSTLEQKGLTAISVKKGDVFDADYLEAITQIPAPTDDLKGKVIDVVEKGYKLGEKVIRFPKVVIGQ; from the coding sequence ATGAGCAAGAAAAATAAAGAAGAAATTATAGAAGAACAAGCAGCAGCAGAAACACAAGAACTATCTGTTGAAGAGCAACTACAAGAGGAAGTAAAACAAGAAAAAGATAAATTTTTACGTCTTTTTGCAGAGTTTGAAAATTATAAAAAACGAACATCTAAAGAACGTATAGAGTTATTTAAGACGGCAAGTCAGGATGTTATGGTGTCATTATTACCTGTTTTAGATGATTTTGAACGTGCGTTAAGTCATATTGACGACGATAAGGAAGCCGAAGAACTTCGTAAAGGGGTGAATTTAATTTATCAAAAATTACTTTCTACACTAGAGCAAAAAGGTTTGACAGCTATATCTGTAAAAAAAGGAGATGTGTTTGATGCAGATTATCTTGAAGCAATCACACAAATTCCTGCGCCTACAGACGATTTAAAAGGAAAAGTAATTGATGTAGTTGAAAAAGGATACAAATTAGGAGAGAAAGTAATACGTTTTCCAAAAGTAGTAATAGGACAATAA
- the dnaJ gene encoding molecular chaperone DnaJ — protein sequence MAKKDYYEILGVSKSATAAEIKKAYRKMALKFHPDKNPDDKDAESKFKEAAEAYEILSNADKKARYDQFGHQAFDGSGGFGGGSGGMNMDDIFSQFGDIFGGFGGGGGFSGGFGGQQQRRVKGSNLRVRLKLTLEEIANGVEKKIKVKRKVQAEGTTYRTCPTCNGSGQITRVTNTILGRMQTAATCTTCGGAGQTIDKKPAEADAHGLISKEETVSIKIPAGVVDGMQLKVAGKGNEAPGNGISGDMLVAIEEQDHETLQREGDNLHYDMYISLPDAVLGTSKEIDTVTGKVRIKVDAGVQSGKILRLRGKGIPSINGYGKGDLLVHVNVWTPKTLNKQQKDFFESMRDDEHFSPKPESTDKSFFEKVKDMFS from the coding sequence ATGGCAAAAAAAGATTATTACGAAATATTAGGAGTAAGCAAAAGTGCTACTGCAGCTGAGATAAAAAAGGCATACCGAAAAATGGCTTTAAAATTTCATCCAGATAAAAATCCAGATGATAAAGACGCAGAATCTAAATTTAAAGAAGCAGCTGAAGCTTACGAGATTTTAAGTAATGCTGACAAAAAAGCACGCTACGACCAATTTGGACATCAAGCATTTGATGGTTCCGGAGGTTTTGGAGGTGGAAGCGGTGGTATGAATATGGATGACATATTCAGCCAGTTTGGTGACATCTTTGGAGGTTTTGGAGGAGGCGGAGGCTTCTCTGGAGGTTTTGGTGGTCAACAGCAACGTAGAGTTAAAGGAAGCAACCTTAGAGTTCGCCTTAAACTTACTCTAGAAGAAATTGCTAATGGCGTAGAAAAGAAAATTAAAGTAAAACGTAAAGTCCAAGCAGAAGGTACTACCTATAGAACGTGTCCTACTTGTAATGGTTCTGGTCAAATTACTAGAGTTACAAATACTATTTTAGGAAGAATGCAAACAGCAGCCACTTGTACAACTTGTGGTGGAGCAGGACAAACGATAGATAAAAAACCAGCAGAAGCAGATGCACATGGTTTAATAAGCAAAGAAGAAACGGTTTCTATTAAAATTCCAGCAGGAGTTGTAGACGGTATGCAACTTAAAGTAGCAGGAAAAGGAAATGAAGCACCAGGAAATGGAATTTCTGGAGACATGTTAGTTGCTATAGAAGAGCAAGATCATGAAACGTTACAGCGTGAAGGAGATAATTTACATTATGATATGTATATAAGCCTTCCAGATGCAGTTCTTGGTACATCTAAAGAAATAGATACGGTAACAGGAAAAGTGCGTATTAAAGTAGATGCAGGAGTACAATCAGGTAAAATTTTACGCTTACGCGGAAAAGGAATACCAAGTATTAATGGTTATGGAAAAGGAGACTTACTAGTACATGTAAATGTCTGGACACCAAAAACCCTGAATAAGCAACAAAAAGACTTTTTTGAATCTATGCGTGATGACGAACATTTTTCGCCTAAACCAGAGAGCACAGATAAATCTTTTTTTGAAAAAGTAAAAGATATGTTTTCTTAA